The following coding sequences are from one Rathayibacter sp. VKM Ac-2760 window:
- a CDS encoding MFS transporter: protein MSTPHSPAAGGSILRQPLAVWAVAFAAVIAFMGIGLVDPILPAIAESLEATPTETSLLFTSYLVITGIVMFFTSWLSSRIGAKKTLMIGLVLIVVFAALAGTAGSVEGVIGFRAGWGFGNALFISTALSTIVGAASGGSSAAIVLYEAALGVGIAIGPLLGGLLGSVSWRGPFFGTAVLMAVGFIAIATLLREDGPRPTPTPLSAPFKALAVPAIRTLAGAALFYNIGFFVLLAYTPYPLGLDEMGLGFTFFGWGLGVAITSVFAAPLLTARLPRTVVLRSVLALLALDLVAGGLLISSRVGLIVCIIVGGLLLGIVNTVLTECVMEATELPRSVASSAYSGVRFLGGAIAPPAASALAVAISPAFPMYAAAGAVLVASLIVFLGRRTLVRADAHGEESAAVEADAIAIGESL from the coding sequence GTGTCCACTCCCCACTCCCCCGCCGCGGGCGGCTCGATCCTCCGGCAGCCGCTCGCCGTCTGGGCCGTCGCCTTCGCCGCCGTCATCGCCTTCATGGGCATCGGCCTGGTCGACCCGATCCTCCCGGCGATCGCCGAGAGCCTCGAGGCGACACCGACCGAGACGTCGCTGCTGTTCACCAGCTACCTCGTCATCACCGGCATCGTGATGTTCTTCACCAGCTGGCTCTCCAGCCGCATCGGCGCGAAGAAGACGCTGATGATCGGCCTGGTGCTGATCGTGGTCTTCGCCGCGCTCGCCGGCACGGCCGGCAGCGTCGAGGGCGTCATCGGCTTCCGCGCCGGCTGGGGCTTCGGCAACGCGCTCTTCATCTCGACCGCGCTCTCGACGATCGTCGGCGCGGCCAGCGGAGGATCCTCCGCAGCGATCGTGCTCTACGAGGCCGCGCTCGGCGTCGGCATCGCGATCGGCCCGCTGCTCGGCGGCCTGCTCGGCTCCGTCTCCTGGCGCGGACCGTTCTTCGGCACCGCCGTGCTGATGGCCGTCGGCTTCATCGCCATCGCGACGCTCCTGCGCGAGGACGGCCCGCGGCCGACCCCGACGCCGCTCTCCGCGCCGTTCAAGGCGCTGGCCGTGCCCGCGATCCGCACCCTCGCCGGTGCCGCGCTCTTCTACAACATCGGCTTCTTCGTGCTGCTGGCCTACACGCCGTACCCGCTCGGGCTCGATGAGATGGGTCTCGGCTTCACCTTCTTCGGCTGGGGGCTGGGCGTCGCGATCACCTCGGTGTTCGCCGCTCCGCTGCTCACCGCGCGGCTGCCGCGCACGGTCGTGCTGCGCTCGGTGCTGGCGCTGCTCGCGCTCGACCTCGTCGCCGGCGGCCTGCTGATCTCCTCGCGGGTCGGCCTGATCGTCTGCATCATCGTCGGCGGGCTGCTGCTGGGCATCGTCAACACGGTGCTCACCGAGTGCGTGATGGAGGCGACCGAGCTGCCGCGCTCCGTCGCGTCCTCCGCCTACTCGGGCGTGCGCTTCCTCGGCGGCGCGATCGCCCCGCCGGCCGCGTCCGCGCTGGCCGTCGCGATCTCGCCGGCCTTCCCGATGTACGCGGCCGCAGGCGCGGTGCTCGTCGCGTCGCTGATCGTGTTCCTCGGGCGGCGGACGCTGGTGCGCGCGGACGCCCACGGCGAGGAGAGCGCCGCGGTCGAGGCCGACGCGATCGCCATCGGCGAGAGCCTCTGA
- a CDS encoding MmcQ/YjbR family DNA-binding protein: MSDDDDVRRLALLLPGTEERTAYGTPAFYAGPRMFARLHERPGVLVAWRADLGEREALLQSDPETYFTTSHYDGHPSVLVRLERIDADELGRLLREAWEARAPRRLLDGEA; the protein is encoded by the coding sequence ATGAGCGACGACGACGACGTGCGCCGGCTGGCGCTCCTGCTCCCCGGCACCGAGGAGCGGACCGCCTACGGCACCCCGGCGTTCTACGCCGGCCCGAGGATGTTCGCCCGCCTGCACGAGCGGCCGGGCGTCCTCGTCGCATGGCGGGCCGATCTCGGCGAGCGCGAGGCGCTGCTGCAGAGCGACCCGGAGACGTACTTCACGACGAGCCACTACGACGGGCATCCGAGCGTGCTCGTGCGGCTGGAGCGCATCGACGCGGACGAGCTCGGGCGGCTGCTCCGCGAGGCGTGGGAGGCGCGGGCGCCGCGCCGACTGCTGGACGGCGAGGCCTGA
- a CDS encoding NAD(P)/FAD-dependent oxidoreductase: MPTPPALEAAVDCDVVVIGAGATGLTAAVRLQERGRRVVVLEARDRVGGRLETRVVDGQLLELGGQWVSPDQTALLETLDELGLDTYSRYRDGESVYIGADGSARRFTGDVFPGGERTEAEVERLIGVLDRLVAETDPAAPWSHPLAHDYDRISFSAWLEAQSDDAEARANIALFIADAMLTKPAHSFSLLQALLMAASAGSFGNLVDADFILDKRVLGGLQQVPERLAERVGAERVLLGRPVRSIEYGDDGVTVRADGVTVRARRAIVAVPPNLVNRISFDPPLPRLRQQALQHQSLGLVIKVHATYATPFWREDGLSGTAFSPHALVHEAYDNSNAGEERGTLVGFVSDEKADRVLARPAAERKAAILDSLAAYYGPAALDPVVYYESDWASEEWTQGAYAASFDLGGLTRYGALQLEPVGPLRFGSSDLAAEGYQHVDGAIRVGRRLAQEILDEDAAEDANDDDTADATAPAHDREGALPA; this comes from the coding sequence ATGCCCACCCCGCCCGCACTCGAGGCCGCTGTCGACTGCGACGTCGTCGTCATCGGCGCCGGCGCCACCGGCCTCACCGCCGCCGTCCGGCTGCAGGAGCGGGGCCGGCGCGTCGTCGTCCTCGAGGCGCGCGACCGCGTCGGCGGCCGCCTCGAGACCCGCGTGGTCGACGGCCAGCTGCTCGAGCTCGGCGGCCAGTGGGTCTCTCCCGATCAGACCGCGCTGCTCGAGACGCTCGACGAGCTGGGCCTCGACACCTACTCCCGCTACCGCGACGGCGAGAGCGTCTACATCGGCGCCGATGGGAGCGCCCGCCGCTTCACCGGCGACGTCTTCCCCGGCGGCGAGCGCACCGAGGCCGAAGTCGAGCGGCTGATCGGCGTCCTCGACCGCCTCGTCGCCGAGACCGACCCGGCCGCGCCGTGGTCGCATCCGCTCGCGCACGACTACGACCGGATCAGCTTCAGCGCCTGGCTGGAGGCGCAGAGCGACGACGCGGAGGCGCGCGCCAACATCGCGCTCTTCATCGCCGACGCCATGCTCACCAAGCCGGCGCACTCCTTCTCGCTGCTGCAGGCGCTGCTGATGGCGGCGAGTGCGGGCAGCTTCGGCAACCTGGTCGACGCCGACTTCATCCTCGACAAGCGGGTCCTCGGCGGTCTGCAGCAGGTCCCGGAGCGGCTCGCCGAGCGGGTCGGCGCCGAGCGCGTCCTGCTCGGGCGGCCGGTCCGCTCGATCGAGTACGGCGACGACGGCGTGACCGTCCGCGCCGACGGCGTCACCGTGCGGGCCCGCCGCGCGATCGTCGCCGTGCCGCCGAACCTCGTCAACCGGATCAGCTTCGACCCGCCGCTGCCGCGGCTGCGCCAGCAGGCGCTCCAGCACCAGTCCCTCGGGCTCGTGATCAAGGTGCACGCGACCTACGCGACCCCGTTCTGGCGCGAGGACGGCCTCTCCGGCACCGCGTTCAGCCCGCACGCCCTCGTGCACGAGGCCTACGACAACTCCAACGCGGGCGAGGAGCGCGGCACCCTCGTCGGCTTCGTCTCGGACGAGAAGGCAGACCGCGTGCTCGCGCGGCCCGCGGCCGAGCGGAAGGCCGCGATCCTCGACTCCCTCGCCGCCTACTACGGGCCCGCGGCGCTCGATCCCGTCGTCTACTACGAGAGCGACTGGGCCTCGGAGGAGTGGACGCAGGGTGCGTACGCCGCCAGCTTCGACCTCGGCGGTCTCACCCGCTACGGCGCGCTGCAGCTCGAGCCCGTCGGCCCGCTCCGCTTCGGCTCCAGCGACCTCGCGGCCGAGGGCTACCAGCACGTCGACGGCGCGATCCGCGTCGGGCGGCGCCTCGCGCAGGAGATCCTCGACGAGGACGCCGCCGAGGACGCGAACGACGACGACACCGCCGACGCGACCGCGCCGGCCCACGACCGTGAAGGAGCACTCCCCGCATGA
- the glgX gene encoding glycogen debranching protein GlgX produces the protein MPASPRSFPYPLGVSLRGDAGANVALYSETADSVEVCLFDESGAETRVTLDNRTGHVFHGIVPGMKVGTRYGLRVDGPWDPANGLRHNAAKLLLDPHATAIEGSYDWSEDVFGQFYEDADTRNDADDAAAVPRCVVTDPDSFDWTGDEAPRIPLDETVVYEVHVKGFSQQNPEVPEDIRGTYRGLAHPASIKHFTDLGVTSVELLPVHQFVQDSHLIEKDLRNYWGYNSLGFFAPHNEYSHAGDDGSQVDEFKAMVKAFHEAGLEVILDVVYNHTAEGNDKGPTLSFKGIDNGSYYRLVEDDRANYFDTTGTGNSLNVAHPAALGLIMDSLRYWVTEMHVDGFRFDLATTLTRQTGEAEVHSAFLDLIAQDPVLAPVKMIAEPWDTAGYQVGGFPADWSEWNGKFRDDVRDFWHGADSVLGTTAQRILGSPDVYEADKRSPVSSVNFVTAHDGFTLADLTAYSRKHNAANGEDNNDGESDNRSSNNGAEGSTDNGAVNERRARMRRNFLATLLLSAGVPMILGGDEIARTQGGNNNAYCQDNEISWFDWENADLNLLAFTRELIALRKAEPALRPKWFRRAPGDGPETVDILRSDAKGFADDDWDNPDARTITFVFRAEGSDSFALLLNSAENGVEFTVPDAPGAEWVLACSSDPEQVVEGEVTTLIVRDASFTLLRSAA, from the coding sequence ATGCCCGCATCTCCCCGCTCCTTCCCCTATCCCCTCGGCGTCTCCCTCCGCGGCGACGCCGGCGCCAACGTCGCCCTCTACTCCGAGACCGCGGACAGCGTCGAGGTCTGCCTGTTCGACGAGTCCGGAGCCGAGACCCGCGTCACGCTGGACAACCGCACCGGCCACGTCTTCCACGGCATCGTCCCCGGCATGAAGGTCGGCACCCGCTACGGCCTGCGCGTCGACGGCCCCTGGGACCCCGCCAACGGTCTTCGCCACAACGCCGCCAAGCTCCTGCTCGACCCGCACGCCACCGCGATCGAGGGCTCCTACGACTGGAGCGAGGACGTCTTCGGCCAGTTCTACGAGGACGCCGACACCCGCAACGACGCCGACGACGCGGCCGCCGTGCCGCGCTGCGTGGTCACCGACCCCGACTCCTTCGACTGGACCGGCGACGAGGCCCCGCGCATCCCGCTGGACGAGACCGTCGTCTACGAGGTGCACGTGAAGGGCTTCAGCCAGCAGAACCCCGAGGTGCCGGAGGACATCCGCGGCACCTACCGCGGTCTCGCCCACCCCGCGTCGATCAAGCACTTCACCGACCTCGGCGTCACCTCGGTCGAGCTGCTGCCCGTGCACCAGTTCGTCCAGGACTCGCACCTGATCGAGAAGGACCTGCGCAACTACTGGGGCTACAACTCCCTCGGCTTCTTCGCGCCGCACAACGAGTACTCGCACGCCGGCGACGACGGCTCGCAGGTCGACGAGTTCAAGGCGATGGTCAAGGCGTTCCACGAGGCCGGCCTCGAGGTCATCCTCGACGTGGTCTACAACCACACCGCCGAGGGCAACGACAAGGGACCGACCCTCTCCTTCAAGGGCATCGACAACGGCTCCTACTACCGCCTCGTCGAGGACGACCGCGCCAACTACTTCGACACCACAGGCACCGGCAACAGCCTCAACGTCGCGCACCCCGCGGCGCTCGGGCTGATCATGGACTCGCTGCGCTACTGGGTCACCGAGATGCACGTCGACGGCTTCCGCTTCGACCTGGCCACCACCCTCACCCGCCAGACCGGCGAGGCCGAGGTGCACAGCGCCTTCCTCGACCTGATCGCGCAGGACCCGGTGCTCGCGCCCGTCAAGATGATCGCCGAGCCCTGGGACACCGCCGGCTACCAGGTCGGCGGCTTCCCGGCCGACTGGTCGGAGTGGAACGGCAAGTTCCGCGACGACGTGCGCGACTTCTGGCACGGCGCCGACTCGGTGCTCGGCACCACGGCCCAGCGGATCCTCGGCTCGCCCGACGTCTACGAGGCCGACAAGCGCTCCCCCGTCTCGAGCGTCAACTTCGTCACCGCGCACGACGGCTTCACCCTCGCCGACCTCACCGCCTACTCGCGCAAGCACAACGCGGCCAACGGCGAGGACAACAACGACGGCGAGAGCGACAACCGCTCCTCCAACAACGGCGCGGAGGGCAGCACCGACAACGGCGCCGTCAACGAGCGCCGGGCCCGGATGCGCCGCAACTTCCTCGCGACGCTCCTGCTCTCGGCCGGCGTGCCGATGATCCTCGGCGGCGACGAGATCGCGCGCACCCAGGGCGGCAACAACAACGCCTACTGCCAGGACAACGAGATCTCCTGGTTCGACTGGGAGAACGCGGACCTCAACCTGCTCGCGTTCACCCGCGAGCTGATCGCGCTGCGGAAGGCCGAGCCGGCGCTGCGCCCGAAGTGGTTCCGCCGCGCCCCCGGCGACGGCCCCGAGACGGTCGACATCCTTCGCTCCGACGCGAAGGGCTTCGCCGACGACGACTGGGACAACCCGGACGCCCGGACGATCACGTTCGTCTTCCGCGCCGAGGGCAGCGACAGCTTCGCGCTGCTGCTGAACTCGGCCGAGAACGGCGTCGAGTTCACCGTGCCGGACGCGCCCGGCGCGGAGTGGGTGCTCGCCTGCTCGAGCGACCCGGAGCAGGTCGTCGAGGGCGAGGTCACCACGCTGATCGTGCGCGACGCCTCCTTCACGCTGCTGCGCTCGGCCGCCTGA
- a CDS encoding helix-turn-helix domain-containing protein: protein MDVKHAAERLGVTPRRVVALIAAGRIEATKVGRRWEVTEVPGARSRRPLSVRSRQSLAHALHERTLSGLEGQERARTAARIRRLRTSQDPAGLLADWWGGEVESGLVDFGTNLVQHALHGDPDYVREALHRPRREYLRRREDLADTVSSERRIMGLSIDDLARTAEVEVSDVRRLERGLPVSRPSTARRVLDALGVEPTALPDLVLR from the coding sequence ATGGACGTCAAGCACGCCGCCGAGCGACTCGGGGTGACTCCGCGCCGCGTGGTGGCGCTGATCGCCGCCGGCCGGATCGAGGCGACGAAGGTCGGCCGCCGCTGGGAGGTCACGGAGGTGCCCGGCGCACGCTCGCGCCGTCCGCTCTCCGTCAGGTCGCGGCAGTCGCTGGCGCACGCCCTGCACGAGCGGACCCTGTCGGGCCTCGAGGGGCAGGAGCGCGCCAGGACCGCCGCGCGCATCCGCCGACTTCGTACGTCCCAGGACCCCGCCGGGTTGCTGGCGGACTGGTGGGGTGGAGAGGTGGAGTCCGGGCTCGTCGACTTCGGCACCAATCTCGTGCAGCACGCACTCCACGGTGATCCCGACTACGTGCGGGAGGCTCTGCACCGACCGCGACGCGAGTACCTGCGACGCCGGGAAGACCTGGCGGATACCGTGAGCTCGGAGCGACGCATCATGGGACTTTCGATCGACGACCTCGCGCGAACCGCGGAGGTGGAGGTCTCCGACGTTCGACGCCTCGAACGCGGTCTGCCGGTGTCGCGGCCCTCGACCGCCCGGCGCGTGCTCGACGCCCTGGGCGTCGAGCCGACCGCACTTCCCGATCTGGTGCTGCGATGA
- a CDS encoding DUF2945 domain-containing protein — protein sequence MKKGDKISWNTSQGETHGELVEKKTKEFQFEGQKFNASDDEPYWIVQSDKTDAKAAHKESSLKKK from the coding sequence ATGAAGAAGGGCGACAAGATCAGCTGGAACACCTCGCAGGGCGAGACCCACGGCGAGCTGGTCGAGAAGAAGACGAAGGAGTTCCAGTTCGAGGGGCAGAAGTTCAACGCCTCGGACGACGAGCCCTACTGGATCGTGCAGAGCGACAAGACCGACGCGAAGGCCGCCCACAAGGAGTCCTCGCTGAAGAAGAAGTAG
- a CDS encoding MarR family transcriptional regulator: MLEPSAPVRLASAATALARFAGRSSGATGLGAQSGAVWSTLAELRTASPLRLGELAARVRVTQPTMTGIVARLDEAGWIRRVHDASDGRAWLIEGTEAGTAALAEHRLRLDAALAPLFDDLDDDDRRALERAAALVEARVLRVAGRPAS, encoded by the coding sequence GTGCTCGAACCCTCCGCGCCCGTCCGCCTCGCCTCCGCCGCCACCGCCCTCGCGCGGTTCGCCGGCCGCTCCAGCGGCGCCACGGGTCTCGGCGCGCAGTCCGGAGCGGTCTGGTCGACGCTCGCCGAGCTGCGCACCGCCTCCCCGCTCCGCCTGGGCGAGCTCGCCGCGCGCGTCCGCGTCACCCAGCCGACGATGACCGGCATCGTCGCGCGCCTGGACGAGGCCGGCTGGATCCGCCGCGTGCACGACGCGAGCGACGGCCGCGCCTGGCTGATCGAGGGCACCGAGGCCGGAACCGCGGCGCTCGCCGAGCACCGCCTCCGCCTCGACGCCGCCCTCGCCCCGCTGTTCGACGACCTCGACGACGACGACCGCCGCGCCCTCGAGCGCGCCGCCGCTCTCGTCGAGGCGCGCGTCCTGCGCGTCGCCGGCCGCCCCGCCTCCTGA
- a CDS encoding NAD-dependent succinate-semialdehyde dehydrogenase, with product MSSTGSTYAVIDPASGETLSEYPGTTDAELSDAIAAAHDAYSSWSRTVPVATRAALIARVAELHVERADALAAIIVREMGKPLDQAQGEVGFAADIYRYYAENGEEFLKDEPIALTDGTGSAFVRRSGLGVLLGIMPWNFPYYQVARFAGPNVVNGNTILLKHAPQCPESAAAIADIFRTAAEELGAPAGVYVNLYASNDQAATVIADPRVQGVSVTGSERAGAAVAEIAGRNLKKVVLELGGSDPFVLLSTDDLDKAVEDAVAARLDNNGQSCNAAKRFIVIDALYDAFAEKFTAAFTAAVPADPFAEGTLLGPLSSSAATECLEQQLATAREQGATVRASGEVTGNFFPPAVLEDVTPEMNAYREEFFGPVAALYRVHDEDEAIALANDTPYGLGSYLYTTDSEQALRLADRIDAGMVWVNLVLGDAAELPFGGVKRSGTGREMGRSALEEFVNKKLIRIA from the coding sequence ATGAGCAGCACCGGCAGCACCTACGCCGTCATCGACCCGGCCTCGGGCGAGACGCTGAGCGAGTACCCCGGCACGACCGACGCGGAGCTCTCCGACGCGATCGCGGCGGCCCACGACGCCTACTCCTCCTGGTCGCGGACCGTCCCCGTCGCCACCCGCGCCGCGCTGATCGCCCGCGTCGCGGAGCTGCACGTCGAGCGCGCCGACGCCCTCGCCGCGATCATCGTCCGCGAGATGGGCAAGCCGCTCGATCAGGCGCAGGGCGAGGTCGGCTTCGCGGCCGACATCTACCGCTACTACGCCGAGAACGGCGAGGAGTTCCTCAAGGACGAGCCGATCGCACTGACCGACGGCACCGGCTCCGCGTTCGTCCGCCGCTCGGGGCTCGGCGTGCTGCTGGGCATCATGCCGTGGAACTTCCCCTACTACCAGGTCGCCCGCTTCGCCGGCCCGAACGTGGTCAACGGCAACACGATCCTGCTCAAGCACGCGCCGCAGTGCCCGGAGTCGGCCGCCGCGATCGCCGACATCTTCCGCACCGCCGCCGAGGAGCTCGGCGCCCCGGCCGGCGTCTACGTCAACCTCTACGCGAGCAACGACCAGGCCGCGACCGTCATCGCCGACCCGCGGGTGCAGGGCGTCTCCGTCACCGGCTCCGAGCGCGCGGGAGCGGCCGTCGCCGAGATCGCCGGCCGGAACCTCAAGAAGGTCGTGCTCGAGCTGGGCGGCTCCGACCCGTTCGTGCTGCTCTCCACCGACGACCTCGACAAGGCCGTCGAGGACGCCGTCGCCGCGCGCCTGGACAACAACGGACAGTCCTGCAACGCGGCCAAGCGCTTCATCGTCATCGACGCGCTCTACGACGCCTTCGCGGAGAAGTTCACCGCGGCGTTCACCGCCGCCGTGCCCGCCGACCCGTTCGCGGAGGGCACGCTGCTCGGACCGCTCTCCTCCTCCGCCGCGACCGAGTGCCTCGAGCAGCAGCTCGCCACCGCCCGCGAGCAGGGAGCGACCGTCCGCGCGAGCGGCGAGGTGACCGGCAACTTCTTCCCGCCGGCCGTCCTCGAGGACGTCACCCCCGAGATGAACGCCTACCGCGAGGAGTTCTTCGGCCCCGTCGCCGCGCTCTACCGCGTGCACGACGAGGACGAGGCGATCGCGCTCGCCAACGACACCCCCTACGGCCTCGGCTCGTACCTCTACACGACCGACTCGGAGCAGGCCCTGCGCCTGGCCGACCGCATCGACGCCGGCATGGTTTGGGTGAACCTCGTCCTCGGCGACGCGGCCGAGCTCCCCTTCGGCGGCGTCAAGCGCTCCGGCACCGGCCGCGAGATGGGCCGGAGCGCCCTCGAGGAGTTCGTCAACAAGAAGCTGATCCGCATCGCCTAG
- a CDS encoding putative zinc-binding metallopeptidase, with amino-acid sequence MRVFGCPHCEARVEFEDARCLRCGTALAYDVDADELVEAEGRALCVYRGTIDCTWLAAEGTGGACASCALTSARPPAYDAATLSQLTVAEFAKRRLLRQLRHLDLPVHRGRRLSFELLSSAQGPVTTGHADGVITVDLAEGNDAHREALKARLGEPYRTMLGHFRHEIGHYYWQLLVDGSPLLPAFRALFGDERADYGAALDAHYGGASTEDWARDHISQYATTHPWEDFAETFAHYLHLADALETTAAVGLTVAGPWGRLPESLVGSVQATGAHRVADLEMPEILARWHGFSLALNSVNRSMGKDDLYPFVITPAIAEKLAWVHELVRRGA; translated from the coding sequence ATGCGCGTCTTCGGCTGTCCGCACTGCGAGGCGCGGGTGGAGTTCGAGGACGCGCGGTGCCTGCGCTGCGGCACGGCGCTCGCATACGACGTCGATGCGGACGAGCTCGTCGAGGCCGAGGGGCGCGCGCTCTGCGTCTACCGCGGCACGATCGACTGCACCTGGCTGGCCGCGGAGGGGACCGGCGGCGCCTGCGCCTCCTGCGCGCTGACGAGCGCCCGGCCGCCAGCCTACGACGCGGCGACGCTGAGCCAGCTGACCGTCGCCGAGTTCGCCAAGCGGCGGCTGCTGCGCCAGCTGCGGCACCTCGACCTGCCGGTGCACCGGGGGCGGCGGCTGTCCTTCGAGCTGCTCTCCTCCGCGCAGGGTCCAGTGACGACGGGGCACGCCGACGGCGTGATCACCGTCGACCTCGCCGAGGGGAACGACGCGCACCGCGAGGCGCTCAAGGCGCGGCTCGGCGAGCCGTACCGGACGATGCTCGGCCACTTCCGGCACGAGATCGGCCACTACTACTGGCAGCTGCTCGTCGACGGGTCGCCGCTCCTGCCCGCGTTCCGCGCGCTCTTCGGCGACGAGCGGGCCGACTACGGCGCCGCTCTCGACGCGCACTACGGCGGCGCCTCGACCGAGGACTGGGCCCGCGACCACATCTCGCAGTACGCCACGACGCACCCGTGGGAGGACTTCGCCGAGACCTTCGCGCACTACCTGCACCTCGCCGACGCCCTCGAGACGACGGCCGCCGTCGGTCTCACCGTGGCCGGGCCGTGGGGCCGCCTCCCCGAATCTCTCGTCGGCAGCGTGCAGGCCACGGGCGCGCACCGCGTCGCGGACCTCGAGATGCCCGAGATCCTCGCCCGCTGGCACGGCTTCTCCCTCGCGCTCAACAGCGTGAACCGCTCGATGGGCAAGGACGACCTCTACCCGTTCGTGATCACACCCGCGATCGCGGAGAAGCTCGCCTGGGTGCACGAGCTGGTGCGCCGGGGGGCGTGA
- a CDS encoding HipA domain-containing protein, giving the protein MTERLEAWLEGRHAGQFTRDADGRISFSYSDDAPSTPISLSLPREGTTTRAAAARFLDNLLPDQEHTRRRMAQAYGVASTGTFELLRTVGGDVAGGLVLLPDGEAPPTGLAQLNPALDRDVADRINSIKLDPDAWVPRQTPARFSLAGTQGKFALARVDRNWYWSNAAVPSTHIVKPARPEHLHFEEAEASALTLAAEAGLPAPRAAVLQMTDQTAFVVERFDRVFDDKTLFATRLHAEDLAQALGIDVARKYSVTAAQIVEKLRSIDATGGVVLAFLRQLAFNVLIGNADAHAKNYSVLLRPDAVSLAPIYDAVPTGLYPAFDQELAMRIAGAGFPQAVTQNHWRKLARSAGIDEEEVVALVEEVARGVAARNDTAWRTLDDDQATLLKETVERNVAVALARPCRA; this is encoded by the coding sequence ATGACGGAACGACTCGAAGCGTGGCTCGAAGGCCGACATGCCGGGCAGTTCACCAGAGACGCCGACGGCAGGATCAGCTTCAGCTACTCCGACGACGCACCCTCGACGCCGATCTCCCTGTCGCTGCCGCGCGAGGGCACGACGACGCGCGCGGCGGCGGCGAGGTTCCTCGACAACCTGCTGCCCGACCAGGAGCACACGCGACGCCGGATGGCACAGGCTTACGGGGTCGCGAGCACGGGGACGTTCGAACTCCTGCGGACGGTCGGCGGTGACGTCGCCGGCGGCCTGGTGCTCCTCCCCGACGGCGAGGCACCGCCGACGGGACTGGCGCAGCTGAATCCCGCTCTCGATCGGGACGTCGCCGACCGCATCAACAGCATCAAGCTCGATCCGGACGCCTGGGTGCCGCGACAGACTCCCGCGCGCTTCTCCCTGGCGGGAACGCAGGGGAAGTTCGCCCTGGCTCGAGTGGACCGGAACTGGTACTGGTCGAACGCCGCCGTCCCCTCGACGCACATCGTCAAGCCCGCGCGCCCGGAGCATCTCCACTTCGAGGAGGCGGAAGCGTCCGCGCTGACGCTGGCCGCGGAGGCCGGCCTCCCGGCTCCCCGGGCGGCCGTCCTGCAGATGACGGATCAGACGGCGTTCGTCGTGGAGCGCTTCGACCGCGTCTTCGACGACAAGACCTTGTTCGCGACACGACTCCACGCAGAGGATCTCGCCCAGGCGCTGGGCATCGACGTTGCACGGAAGTACTCCGTGACGGCCGCGCAGATCGTGGAGAAGCTCCGGTCGATCGACGCGACCGGCGGGGTGGTGCTCGCCTTCCTCCGGCAGCTGGCCTTCAACGTCCTCATCGGCAACGCCGACGCGCACGCCAAGAACTACTCCGTCCTCCTCCGGCCCGACGCCGTCAGCCTCGCCCCGATCTACGACGCGGTTCCGACCGGCCTGTACCCGGCGTTCGATCAGGAGCTGGCGATGCGCATCGCCGGCGCGGGATTCCCGCAGGCGGTGACGCAGAACCACTGGCGGAAGCTCGCGAGGAGCGCGGGGATCGACGAGGAGGAGGTCGTCGCTCTCGTGGAAGAGGTGGCGCGCGGCGTCGCGGCGAGGAACGACACCGCGTGGAGAACTCTCGACGACGATCAGGCGACGCTTCTGAAAGAGACCGTGGAGCGCAACGTCGCCGTCGCGCTGGCCCGGCCCTGCCGGGCCTAG